From Streptomyces sp. NBC_01754, a single genomic window includes:
- a CDS encoding mycothiol-dependent nitroreductase Rv2466c family protein, with product MPENSTSDGRTPADFWFDPLCPWAWMTSRWMLEVEKVRDVEVRWHVMSLAVLNEGRLDELPEEYREMLRTQAWGPVRVVVAARQKHGDEVVGPLYTAMGTRFHNNGEGPTREAIAGALADVGLPADLIGYADSDVYDKELRASHQEGIDKVGQDVGTPVIAVPGPDGGQIAFFGPVVTPAPKGEEAARLWDGTLLVASIPGFYEIKRTRTQGPVFD from the coding sequence ATGCCCGAGAACAGCACGTCGGACGGCAGGACCCCGGCCGACTTCTGGTTCGACCCGCTCTGCCCCTGGGCGTGGATGACCTCGCGCTGGATGCTGGAGGTGGAGAAGGTCCGCGACGTCGAGGTCCGCTGGCACGTGATGAGCCTGGCTGTCCTCAACGAGGGCAGGCTGGACGAGCTGCCCGAGGAGTACCGGGAGATGCTGCGGACCCAGGCCTGGGGCCCGGTCCGGGTGGTCGTGGCCGCCCGGCAGAAGCACGGCGACGAGGTCGTCGGCCCGCTGTACACCGCGATGGGCACCCGCTTCCACAACAACGGCGAGGGTCCCACCCGGGAGGCGATCGCGGGCGCCCTGGCCGACGTCGGTCTCCCCGCCGACCTGATCGGGTACGCCGACTCCGACGTGTACGACAAGGAGCTGCGCGCCTCCCACCAGGAGGGCATCGACAAGGTCGGCCAGGACGTCGGCACCCCGGTCATCGCCGTCCCCGGCCCCGACGGCGGGCAGATCGCCTTCTTCGGCCCGGTCGTCACCCCCGCCCCCAAGGGCGAGGAGGCGGCGAGGCTCTGGGACGGCACCCTGCTGGTCGCCTCGATCCCCGGCTTCTACGAGATCAAGCGGACCCGCACCCAGGGCCCCGTCTTCGACTGA
- a CDS encoding superoxide dismutase: protein MATYTLPELPYDYAALEPVINPQIIELHHDKHHAAYVKGANDTLEQLEEARDKGSWGAINGLQKSLAFHLSGHILHSIYWHNMSGDGGGEPLAADGVGDLADAIADSFGSYAGFKAQLTKAAATTQGSGWGVLAYEPVSGKLIVEQVYDHQGNIGQASVPILVFDAWEHAFYLQYKNQKVDFIEAMWRVVNWQDVAQRYAAAKERADVLLLAP, encoded by the coding sequence ATGGCCACGTACACGCTCCCGGAACTCCCGTACGACTACGCGGCGCTCGAACCGGTCATCAACCCGCAGATCATCGAGCTCCACCACGACAAGCACCACGCGGCGTACGTCAAGGGGGCGAACGACACGCTGGAGCAGCTGGAGGAGGCGCGCGACAAGGGGTCCTGGGGCGCGATCAACGGCCTCCAGAAGAGCCTCGCGTTCCACCTCTCCGGCCACATCCTGCACTCGATCTACTGGCACAACATGAGCGGCGACGGCGGCGGCGAGCCCCTCGCGGCGGACGGTGTGGGAGACCTGGCGGACGCGATCGCCGACTCCTTCGGCTCCTACGCCGGCTTCAAGGCCCAGCTGACGAAGGCCGCGGCCACCACGCAGGGCTCCGGTTGGGGTGTCCTGGCGTACGAGCCGGTCAGCGGCAAGCTGATCGTCGAGCAGGTCTACGACCACCAGGGCAACATCGGCCAGGCGTCGGTGCCGATCCTGGTCTTCGACGCGTGGGAGCACGCCTTCTACCTCCAGTACAAGAACCAGAAGGTGGACTTCATCGAGGCGATGTGGCGCGTCGTCAACTGGCAGGACGTGGCGCAGCGGTACGCCGCCGCCAAGGAGCGCGCGGACGTGCTCCTGCTCGCCCCCTGA
- the pepN gene encoding aminopeptidase N produces MPGENLSRDEARERAELLTVDGYEVALDLRSAVGDPDPGEAGPRTFRSLTTIRFRSARAGASTFADLIAPAVTAVTLNGRDLDPAAVFDGSRIALDGLLEGENVLVVDARCAYSRTGEGMHRFVDPEDGEVYLYTQYEPADARRVFADFEQPDLKAPYRFEVTAPAGWTVRSNGAEEFHEGEVWRFAETKPISTYITAVVAGPYHHVSDSYTRTFDDGSTLEIPLTAMCRKGLARYFDADDVFLITKQGLDFFHDHFDYPYPFGTYDQAFVPEYNLGAMENPGLVTFTEEYIYRGNVTSASYERRANVILHEMAHMWFGDLVTMKWWDDLWLKESFADFMGALSMVEATRFTNGWITFANNRKAWAYRADQLPSTHPITADIRDLEDAKLNFDGITYAKGAAVLKQLVAYVGRDAFLEGARRYFKQHAYGNTELGDLLSVLAETSGRDMTAWSRSWLQTAGVNVLTPVVAYDEEGRVAELAVVQEAATSHPQLRPHRVTVGLYRLTPDGELVRYAGADTDVAGERTVVAELAGAEQPDLVLVNDGDLTYCKVRFDERSLATLREHLGSVTDPLARGLCWSALWNLTRDALLPARDFVSLVLAFAGRESDIGVLQVLHTGARTALDHYASPAWREEGGAALAEGALRELRLAAPGSEHQLTWARFFAAVAASDADFQLLGGLLDGSAAIEGLEVDQELRWAFLSPLVAHGVADEAAVDAELARDDTASGKRHHVRCLASRPSAEVKARAWAAVVESDELSNALVEATIAGFGQPSQRELLAPYTAAYFEAIERVWAERSIQIAMHVVKGLFPALLDDPATLTATDAWLTSHPDAAPALRRLVLEARDDLARALRAQECDAAA; encoded by the coding sequence GTGCCCGGTGAAAACCTGTCCCGCGACGAGGCCCGTGAGCGGGCCGAGCTGCTGACCGTCGACGGTTACGAGGTCGCCCTCGACCTGCGTTCCGCCGTCGGCGACCCCGATCCCGGGGAGGCCGGTCCGCGCACCTTCCGCTCACTGACCACGATCCGCTTCCGCTCCGCCCGCGCGGGCGCCTCGACCTTCGCCGACCTCATCGCCCCGGCGGTGACCGCGGTGACGCTGAACGGGAGGGACCTGGACCCGGCGGCCGTCTTCGACGGCTCGCGCATCGCGCTGGACGGCCTCCTCGAGGGTGAGAACGTCCTGGTGGTCGACGCGCGGTGCGCGTACAGCCGGACCGGCGAGGGCATGCACCGCTTCGTCGACCCGGAGGACGGCGAGGTCTACCTCTACACGCAGTACGAGCCGGCCGACGCCCGCCGCGTCTTCGCCGACTTCGAGCAGCCCGACCTCAAGGCCCCCTACCGCTTCGAGGTGACCGCCCCCGCGGGCTGGACGGTCCGCTCCAACGGCGCGGAGGAGTTCCACGAGGGCGAGGTGTGGCGGTTCGCGGAGACGAAGCCGATCTCCACGTACATCACGGCGGTCGTCGCGGGTCCGTACCACCACGTGAGCGATTCCTACACCCGTACCTTCGACGACGGCTCGACGCTGGAGATCCCGCTCACGGCGATGTGCCGCAAGGGGCTCGCGCGGTACTTCGACGCGGACGACGTCTTCCTGATCACCAAGCAGGGACTGGACTTCTTCCACGACCACTTCGACTACCCGTACCCGTTCGGCACCTACGACCAGGCGTTCGTGCCGGAGTACAACCTCGGCGCCATGGAGAACCCGGGCCTCGTCACCTTCACCGAGGAGTACATCTACCGGGGCAACGTCACCTCGGCCTCCTACGAGCGCCGCGCCAACGTCATCCTGCACGAGATGGCGCACATGTGGTTCGGCGACCTGGTCACCATGAAGTGGTGGGACGACCTGTGGCTGAAGGAGTCCTTCGCCGACTTCATGGGCGCCCTCTCGATGGTCGAGGCGACGCGCTTCACCAACGGCTGGATCACCTTCGCCAACAACCGCAAGGCCTGGGCCTACCGCGCCGACCAGCTGCCCTCCACCCACCCGATCACGGCCGACATCCGCGACCTGGAGGACGCCAAGCTCAACTTCGACGGCATCACCTACGCCAAGGGCGCCGCGGTGCTCAAGCAGCTGGTGGCCTACGTGGGCCGGGACGCGTTCCTGGAGGGCGCCCGCCGCTACTTCAAGCAGCACGCGTACGGCAACACGGAGCTGGGCGACCTGCTGTCGGTGCTGGCCGAGACCTCGGGGCGCGACATGACGGCCTGGTCCCGCTCCTGGCTCCAGACCGCGGGCGTCAACGTGCTGACCCCGGTGGTCGCGTACGACGAGGAGGGCCGCGTCGCGGAACTCGCCGTGGTCCAGGAGGCCGCCACCTCGCACCCGCAGCTGCGTCCGCACCGGGTCACGGTGGGCCTGTACCGGCTGACCCCCGACGGTGAGCTGGTGCGGTACGCCGGGGCCGACACGGACGTGGCCGGGGAGCGGACCGTGGTCGCGGAGCTGGCCGGGGCGGAGCAGCCCGACCTGGTGCTGGTCAACGACGGCGACCTGACGTACTGCAAGGTCCGCTTCGACGAGCGGTCGCTGGCCACCCTGCGCGAGCACCTCGGCTCCGTCACCGACCCGCTCGCCCGCGGCCTGTGCTGGTCCGCGCTGTGGAACCTGACGCGGGACGCGCTGCTGCCGGCCCGGGACTTCGTCTCGCTGGTGCTCGCCTTCGCCGGCCGGGAGAGCGACATCGGCGTGCTCCAGGTGCTGCACACCGGCGCCCGGACGGCCCTGGACCACTACGCCTCCCCCGCCTGGCGCGAGGAGGGCGGGGCGGCACTCGCCGAGGGGGCGCTGCGGGAGCTGCGTCTCGCGGCGCCGGGCAGCGAGCACCAGCTGACCTGGGCCCGGTTCTTCGCGGCGGTGGCCGCGTCGGACGCCGACTTCCAGCTCCTCGGCGGGCTGCTGGACGGCTCGGCCGCGATCGAGGGCCTGGAGGTGGACCAGGAGCTGCGGTGGGCGTTCCTGTCCCCGCTGGTCGCCCACGGCGTGGCCGACGAGGCGGCCGTGGACGCCGAGCTGGCCCGCGACGACACGGCCTCCGGCAAGCGGCACCACGTGCGTTGTCTGGCCTCGCGGCCCTCGGCCGAGGTCAAGGCGCGGGCGTGGGCGGCGGTCGTGGAGTCGGACGAGCTGTCCAACGCGCTCGTCGAGGCGACCATCGCGGGCTTCGGGCAGCCTTCGCAGCGGGAGCTGCTGGCGCCGTACACGGCCGCGTACTTCGAGGCGATCGAGCGGGTGTGGGCCGAGCGTTCCATCCAGATCGCCATGCACGTGGTCAAGGGCCTGTTCCCCGCGCTGCTGGACGACCCCGCGACGCTCACCGCGACGGACGCGTGGCTCACCTCGCACCCGGACGCGGCGCCGGCGCTGCGGCGGCTCGTCCTGGAGGCGCGGGACGACCTGGCCCGGGCGCTGCGGGCCCAGGAGTGTGACGCGGCGGCGTGA
- the pepN gene encoding aminopeptidase N, with amino-acid sequence MPGTNLTREEAQERARLLTVDAYEIDLDLSGAQEGGTYRSVTTVRFDSAEDGAETFIDLVAPAVHDVVLNGEALDVAAVFRDSRIALAPLKAGANELKVVADCSYTNTGEGLHRFVDPVDEQAYLYTQFEVPDARRVFASFEQPNLKAAFRFTVKAPAGWTVISNSPTPEPVDDVWSFEPTPRISTYVTALIAGPYHAVHSTYEKDGQVVPLGIYCRPSLAEFLDADDIFAVTRQGFDWFQEKFDYPYPFAKYDQLFVPEFNAGAMENAGAVTIRDQYVFRSKVTDAAYEVRAATILHELAHMWFGDLVTMEWWDDLWLNESFATFAEAACQAYAEGSKWPHSWTTFANSMKTWAYRQDQLPSTHPIMADIRDLDDVLVNFDGITYAKGASVLKQLVAYVGMDEFFKGVQAYFKAHAYGNTRLADLLGALEETSGRDLKAWSKAWLETAGINVLRPEIETDEAGHLTSVTVLQEAPALPAGAKGEPTLRPHRIAIGFYDLDGEGRLVRTNRIELDVDGESTAVPLPAGTARPAVLLLNDDDLSYAKVRLDEESLRTVTEHLGDFTESLPRALCWASAWDMTRDGELATRDYLELVLSGIGKESDIGVVQSLHRQVKLAVDQYTAPEWRETGLARWTEATLAHLRAAEPGSDHQLAWARAFAATARTPLQLDLLQALLNGTEEIEGLAVDTELRWAFVQRLAASGLLDEEEIAAESERDRTAAGERHAAHARAAQPSEEAKAQAWASVVESDKLPNSLQESVIDGFVQSDQRELLAPYTEKFFAAVKDVWDARSHEMAQQIAVGLYPALQVTQETLDATDAWLESARPSAALRRLVSESRSGVERALKAQAADAAAASA; translated from the coding sequence GTGCCTGGCACGAATCTGACCCGCGAAGAGGCACAGGAGCGGGCGCGCCTGCTGACCGTGGACGCGTACGAGATCGATCTCGACCTCTCCGGAGCGCAGGAGGGCGGCACCTACCGGTCCGTCACCACCGTGCGCTTCGACTCCGCCGAAGACGGTGCGGAGACCTTCATCGACCTGGTCGCCCCGGCGGTGCACGACGTCGTGCTGAACGGCGAGGCGCTCGACGTGGCCGCCGTCTTCCGCGACTCGCGCATCGCGCTGGCACCTCTGAAGGCCGGTGCCAACGAGCTGAAGGTCGTCGCCGACTGCTCGTACACCAACACCGGTGAGGGCCTGCACCGGTTCGTCGACCCGGTCGACGAGCAGGCCTACCTCTACACCCAGTTCGAGGTACCGGACGCCCGGCGGGTGTTCGCCAGCTTCGAGCAGCCCAACCTGAAGGCCGCCTTCCGCTTCACCGTGAAGGCGCCGGCCGGCTGGACCGTGATCTCCAACTCGCCGACGCCCGAGCCGGTGGACGACGTCTGGTCCTTCGAGCCCACACCGCGCATCTCCACCTACGTCACGGCCCTGATCGCCGGCCCGTACCACGCGGTGCACAGCACCTACGAGAAGGACGGCCAGGTGGTGCCGCTGGGCATCTACTGCCGTCCCTCGCTCGCCGAGTTCCTCGACGCGGACGACATCTTCGCGGTCACCCGGCAGGGCTTCGACTGGTTCCAGGAGAAGTTCGACTACCCCTACCCGTTCGCCAAGTACGACCAGCTCTTCGTACCCGAGTTCAACGCGGGCGCGATGGAGAACGCGGGCGCGGTCACCATCCGCGACCAGTACGTCTTCCGCTCGAAGGTGACGGACGCGGCGTACGAGGTGCGGGCCGCGACGATCCTCCACGAGCTGGCCCACATGTGGTTCGGCGACCTGGTCACCATGGAGTGGTGGGACGACCTGTGGCTGAACGAGTCGTTCGCCACGTTCGCCGAGGCGGCCTGCCAGGCGTACGCCGAGGGCTCGAAGTGGCCGCACTCCTGGACCACCTTCGCCAACTCGATGAAGACGTGGGCCTACCGCCAGGACCAGCTGCCCTCGACGCACCCGATCATGGCGGACATCCGTGATCTGGACGACGTCCTGGTCAACTTCGACGGGATCACGTACGCCAAGGGCGCCTCGGTGCTCAAGCAGCTCGTGGCGTACGTCGGCATGGACGAGTTCTTCAAGGGCGTGCAGGCGTACTTCAAGGCGCACGCCTACGGCAACACACGCCTGGCGGATCTGCTCGGCGCCCTCGAGGAGACCTCGGGCCGGGACCTGAAGGCCTGGTCGAAGGCGTGGCTGGAGACGGCCGGGATCAACGTCCTGCGCCCGGAGATCGAGACGGACGAGGCGGGCCACCTCACCTCCGTCACCGTCCTCCAGGAGGCCCCGGCACTGCCCGCGGGGGCCAAGGGCGAACCGACGCTGCGTCCGCACCGGATCGCGATCGGCTTCTACGACCTGGACGGCGAGGGCCGGCTCGTCCGTACGAACCGGATCGAGCTGGACGTCGACGGCGAGAGCACCGCCGTCCCGCTCCCCGCCGGCACGGCGCGCCCGGCGGTGCTCCTGCTCAACGACGACGACCTCTCGTACGCCAAGGTCCGGCTCGACGAGGAGTCCCTGCGGACCGTCACCGAGCACCTGGGCGACTTCACCGAGTCCCTGCCGCGTGCCCTGTGCTGGGCGTCCGCCTGGGACATGACCCGTGACGGGGAGCTCGCCACCCGCGACTACCTGGAGCTGGTCCTCTCGGGCATCGGCAAGGAGTCCGACATCGGTGTCGTCCAGTCCCTGCACCGCCAGGTGAAGCTGGCAGTGGACCAGTACACGGCGCCGGAGTGGCGTGAGACGGGTCTGGCCCGGTGGACGGAGGCGACGCTGGCGCACCTGCGCGCGGCGGAGCCGGGCAGCGACCACCAGCTGGCCTGGGCCCGCGCCTTCGCGGCGACGGCCCGCACCCCGCTCCAGCTGGACCTGCTCCAGGCCCTGCTGAACGGCACCGAGGAGATCGAGGGCCTGGCCGTCGACACGGAGCTGCGCTGGGCGTTCGTGCAGCGGCTGGCCGCGTCGGGGCTGCTGGACGAGGAGGAGATCGCCGCCGAGTCCGAGCGCGACCGCACGGCGGCCGGCGAGCGCCACGCGGCCCATGCCCGGGCGGCCCAGCCGTCCGAGGAGGCGAAGGCCCAGGCGTGGGCCTCGGTCGTCGAGTCGGACAAGCTGCCCAACTCCCTCCAGGAGTCGGTCATCGACGGTTTCGTGCAGAGCGACCAGCGTGAGCTGCTCGCGCCGTACACGGAGAAGTTCTTCGCGGCGGTCAAGGACGTCTGGGACGCACGGAGCCACGAGATGGCACAGCAGATCGCGGTCGGCCTGTACCCGGCCCTCCAGGTCACCCAGGAGACCCTGGACGCCACGGACGCCTGGCTGGAGTCGGCCCGGCCGAGCGCCGCGCTGCGCCGGCTGGTCTCGGAGTCCCGGTCGGGCGTGGAACGCGCGCTGAAGGCCCAGGCGGCGGACGCGGCGGCGGCTTCCGCGTAG
- a CDS encoding aspartate-semialdehyde dehydrogenase has product MKVGIVGATGQVGTVMRSILADRKFPVAELRLFASARSAGSTITYEGTGIIVEDASTADYSGLDIVLFSAGGATSRALAEKVAAQGPVVIDNSSAWRRDPEVPLVVSEVNPHAIRDRPKGIIANPNCTTMAAMPVLRPLHDEAGLEALTVATYQAVSGSGVAGVAELHGQATKVVAEADGLTHDGGAVDFPEPEVYARPIAFNVLPLAGSIVDDGSFETDEEQKLRNESRKILEIPGLKVSGTCVRVPVFSGHSLQINARFARPIGVERAYELLGDAKGVELSEIPTPLQAAGKDVSYVGRVRVDETVENGLALFVSNDNLRKGAALNAVQIAELVAAELTA; this is encoded by the coding sequence GTGAAGGTCGGAATCGTCGGCGCCACCGGTCAGGTCGGCACAGTCATGCGCAGCATCCTGGCCGATCGGAAGTTCCCCGTCGCCGAGCTGCGCCTCTTCGCCTCCGCGCGCTCCGCGGGCTCCACGATCACCTACGAGGGCACCGGCATCATCGTCGAGGACGCCTCCACCGCCGACTACTCCGGCCTGGACATCGTGCTGTTCTCCGCCGGTGGCGCGACCTCCAGGGCACTCGCCGAGAAGGTCGCCGCCCAGGGCCCCGTCGTGATCGACAACTCCTCCGCCTGGCGCCGCGACCCCGAGGTCCCGCTGGTGGTCTCCGAGGTCAACCCCCACGCGATCAGGGACCGCCCCAAGGGCATCATCGCCAACCCGAACTGCACGACGATGGCCGCCATGCCCGTGCTGCGCCCGCTCCACGACGAGGCGGGTCTCGAAGCCCTGACCGTCGCCACCTACCAGGCGGTGTCCGGGTCCGGGGTCGCGGGCGTCGCCGAGCTGCACGGCCAGGCGACCAAGGTCGTCGCCGAAGCGGACGGGCTCACCCACGACGGCGGTGCGGTCGACTTCCCCGAGCCGGAGGTCTACGCGCGGCCGATCGCCTTCAACGTGCTGCCGCTCGCCGGTTCGATCGTGGACGACGGCTCCTTCGAGACGGACGAGGAGCAGAAGCTCCGCAACGAGTCCCGCAAGATCCTGGAGATCCCCGGCCTCAAGGTCTCCGGCACCTGCGTGCGCGTGCCCGTCTTCTCCGGCCACTCCCTCCAGATCAACGCCCGCTTCGCCCGCCCGATCGGCGTGGAGCGCGCCTACGAGCTGCTGGGGGACGCCAAGGGCGTCGAGCTCTCGGAGATCCCGACCCCGCTCCAGGCGGCCGGCAAGGACGTCTCCTACGTGGGCCGCGTCCGCGTGGACGAGACCGTCGAGAACGGCCTCGCGCTCTTCGTCTCCAACGACAACCTGCGCAAGGGCGCGGCGCTGAACGCGGTGCAGATCGCGGAGCTGGTCGCGGCCGAGCTGACCGCCTGA
- a CDS encoding S8 family serine peptidase, whose amino-acid sequence MLMTKESPSSIPGARRAARMAAAAGLAAALAATGAAPAFATDDPASVPVKPAAAGDTGDKLGAADADLLAKAQAKGEKNITMMVATTPGATQQVVKQLDAVKGSVMGRTYDKLGYVRATVPTSTAEATITAAQKLSSVHGIDLKQEIKLDDPSPRADQVAGVKQLKATGSHPAPDKKTKAKNPYNPSFETGAVDFVKKNPKADGRGITIGILDSGVDVAHPALQKTTTGERKIVDWVTATDPVSDGDGTWLRMSTTVTGPTFTAGGRTYTAPKGTYKLQLFAEAATMGGDMAGDLNRDGDTTDVWAVLYDPVKNTVRVDLDNDANFKNDAVMKPYKDGHQIGYFGKDNPRTEVAERIPFVVETRKDVVYNAAGDKADYVNIGVIEGEHGTHVAGITAANSLFGGKMNGAAPGAKIVSSRACTWSGGCTNIALTEGMIDLVVNRGVDVVNMSIGGLPPLNDGNNARAELYKRLVDIYGVQLVISAGNDGPGLNTIGDPGLADHVISVGASISKETWAANYGSNVTKKYDMLPFSSRGPREDGGFAPILTAPGAAINTTPTWLPGGPVKEAGYSLPAGYSMLQGTSMSSPQAAGATALLLSAAKQKHIELPPADLRTALTSTASHIKDVPAHAQGAGLIDIVAAWKQIKKNGSPAHEYTVKAPVDTAIDFALKTPGFGTGLYDREGGLKAGQKKTYDVVITRTTGPDKAVKHKLSWKNNDGTFKLTGSKTVSLPLDEPVTVKVQAKTGSAGVHSAILQVDDKKTKGVDHQILSTVVVAKELVAPGYAFKASGSVQRNGTTSYFLTVPEGAKTLEVAMSALRSGSQTRFISIHPYGVPVDNTSTVNCYPNYENPANTCRPDVRSYEDPEPGLWEIEVEARRTSPLLDNPYKLDVALLGATFDPAVRSIAEAKIGTPAAVDWTVTNDAGELEGTLKGGSLGSADVDRPSISTGDEYTRTVTIGEGVEKLDIAIGNTVDANADLDLYIFKGDTQVGASTTAGSEESVSLAKPAAGTYTVLVHGYSVPAGTTEYDYRDVYYSASLGEIKVDESTAVNLANGASAQVGAEVLVAGAAPEGRQFFGEVRLVNARGTAAGTGSVVIEKVTP is encoded by the coding sequence ATGCTGATGACCAAGGAATCCCCCAGCTCCATACCCGGGGCCAGACGCGCGGCACGTATGGCGGCCGCCGCCGGACTGGCGGCCGCGCTGGCCGCCACCGGCGCCGCCCCGGCCTTCGCCACCGACGACCCGGCCTCCGTCCCCGTCAAGCCGGCCGCCGCCGGCGACACGGGCGACAAGCTCGGTGCGGCCGACGCCGATCTGCTGGCGAAGGCCCAGGCCAAGGGCGAGAAGAACATCACGATGATGGTCGCCACCACGCCCGGCGCGACCCAGCAGGTCGTCAAGCAGCTGGACGCCGTCAAGGGGTCCGTGATGGGCCGGACGTACGACAAGCTCGGCTACGTCCGGGCGACCGTGCCGACCTCGACGGCCGAGGCCACCATCACGGCGGCGCAGAAGCTGTCGAGCGTCCACGGCATCGATCTCAAGCAGGAGATCAAGCTGGACGACCCGTCACCGAGGGCCGACCAGGTCGCGGGCGTCAAACAGCTCAAGGCCACCGGCAGTCACCCGGCGCCGGACAAGAAGACCAAGGCGAAGAACCCGTACAACCCGTCCTTCGAGACGGGCGCCGTCGACTTCGTGAAGAAGAACCCGAAGGCCGACGGCCGCGGCATCACCATCGGGATCCTGGACTCCGGTGTGGACGTCGCCCACCCCGCGCTCCAGAAGACCACCACCGGCGAGCGCAAGATCGTCGACTGGGTCACCGCCACCGACCCGGTCAGCGACGGCGACGGCACCTGGCTGCGGATGAGCACCACGGTGACCGGCCCGACCTTCACCGCCGGGGGCCGCACCTACACGGCGCCCAAGGGCACCTACAAGCTCCAGCTCTTCGCCGAGGCCGCCACCATGGGCGGCGACATGGCCGGGGACCTCAACCGGGACGGCGACACCACCGACGTGTGGGCCGTGCTGTACGACCCGGTCAAGAACACCGTCCGCGTGGACCTGGACAACGACGCGAACTTCAAGAACGACGCCGTGATGAAGCCGTACAAGGACGGCCACCAGATCGGCTACTTCGGCAAGGACAACCCGAGGACCGAGGTCGCCGAGCGCATCCCGTTCGTCGTCGAGACCCGTAAGGACGTCGTCTACAACGCGGCCGGCGACAAGGCCGACTACGTCAACATCGGCGTCATCGAGGGCGAGCACGGCACGCACGTCGCGGGCATCACCGCGGCCAACAGCCTGTTCGGCGGCAAGATGAACGGCGCGGCGCCCGGCGCCAAGATCGTCTCCTCGCGCGCCTGCACCTGGTCCGGCGGCTGCACCAACATCGCCCTGACCGAGGGCATGATCGACCTCGTGGTGAACCGCGGCGTCGACGTCGTCAACATGTCGATCGGCGGTCTGCCGCCGCTCAACGACGGCAACAACGCCCGCGCCGAGCTCTACAAGCGGCTCGTCGACATCTACGGCGTCCAGCTGGTCATCTCGGCCGGCAACGACGGCCCGGGTCTGAACACCATCGGTGACCCCGGCCTCGCCGACCACGTCATCTCGGTGGGCGCGTCCATCTCCAAGGAGACCTGGGCGGCCAACTACGGCTCGAACGTCACCAAGAAGTACGACATGCTGCCCTTCTCCTCGCGCGGTCCGCGTGAGGACGGCGGCTTCGCGCCGATCCTGACGGCCCCCGGTGCCGCGATCAACACCACGCCGACCTGGCTGCCCGGCGGTCCGGTCAAGGAGGCCGGCTACTCGCTGCCGGCCGGCTACTCCATGCTCCAGGGCACCTCGATGTCCTCGCCGCAGGCCGCGGGAGCGACGGCACTGCTGCTGTCCGCCGCGAAGCAGAAGCACATCGAGCTGCCCCCGGCCGATCTGCGGACCGCGCTGACCAGCACCGCCTCGCACATCAAGGACGTGCCCGCGCACGCCCAGGGCGCCGGTCTGATCGACATCGTCGCCGCCTGGAAGCAGATCAAGAAGAACGGCTCCCCGGCGCACGAGTACACGGTGAAGGCCCCGGTCGACACCGCGATCGACTTCGCGCTGAAGACCCCGGGCTTCGGCACCGGCCTGTACGACCGCGAGGGCGGCCTGAAGGCCGGCCAGAAGAAGACGTACGACGTCGTCATCACCCGCACCACGGGCCCGGACAAGGCCGTGAAGCACAAGCTGTCCTGGAAGAACAACGACGGCACCTTCAAGCTGACCGGTTCCAAGACGGTCTCGCTGCCGCTCGACGAGCCGGTGACCGTCAAGGTCCAGGCGAAGACCGGCAGCGCGGGCGTGCACAGCGCGATCCTCCAGGTCGACGACAAGAAGACCAAGGGCGTCGACCACCAGATCCTCTCCACGGTCGTCGTCGCCAAGGAGCTGGTGGCTCCGGGCTACGCGTTCAAGGCCTCGGGTTCGGTGCAGCGCAACGGCACCACCTCGTACTTCCTGACCGTCCCCGAGGGCGCCAAGACCCTCGAGGTCGCGATGAGCGCCCTGCGCTCGGGCAGCCAGACGCGGTTCATCTCCATCCACCCCTACGGGGTCCCGGTGGACAACACCTCCACCGTCAACTGCTACCCGAACTACGAGAACCCGGCCAACACCTGCCGCCCGGACGTGCGCTCCTACGAGGACCCGGAGCCCGGCCTCTGGGAGATCGAGGTCGAGGCGCGCCGTACGTCGCCGCTGCTGGACAACCCGTACAAGCTGGACGTCGCGCTGCTGGGCGCCACCTTCGACCCGGCGGTGCGCAGCATCGCCGAGGCGAAGATCGGCACCCCGGCGGCGGTGGACTGGACGGTCACCAACGACGCCGGTGAGCTGGAGGGCACGCTGAAGGGCGGCTCCCTGGGGTCGGCCGACGTCGATCGCCCGTCGATCTCCACCGGCGACGAGTACACCCGGACGGTCACCATCGGCGAGGGTGTCGAGAAGCTGGACATCGCCATCGGCAACACGGTGGACGCCAACGCCGACCTCGACCTGTACATCTTCAAGGGCGACACCCAGGTCGGCGCCTCGACGACGGCGGGCTCGGAGGAGTCGGTCAGCCTGGCGAAGCCGGCCGCCGGCACGTACACCGTCCTCGTCCACGGCTACTCGGTCCCCGCCGGGACCACGGAGTACGACTACCGCGACGTGTACTACTCCGCGTCGCTCGGTGAGATCAAGGTCGACGAGTCGACGGCCGTGAACCTGGCCAACGGCGCCTCCGCCCAGGTCGGCGCCGAGGTCCTGGTCGCCGGGGCGGCTCCCGAGGGCCGCCAGTTCTTCGGCGAGGTCCGGCTGGTGAACGCGCGGGGCACCGCGGCGGGCACCGGCAGCGTCGTGATCGAGAAGGTCACGCCGTGA